From a region of the Lactuca sativa cultivar Salinas chromosome 4, Lsat_Salinas_v11, whole genome shotgun sequence genome:
- the LOC111884932 gene encoding uncharacterized protein LOC111884932 isoform X2, translating into MAVSAWMVVAMKTLFSILACVMFATLLWATAMDGLASCIDLRDNVVTCGYIALQFFKLSREESSKDPLYFVLVRHQKKDALEHMRGPSVVTARVIISSLGFLILGTFIYTFVVYGSPIRVSTCMIAVVIDFYFHVVALSVWVAYKESSWISAFFWILSLVCCGSIATCVYIVKQLFYLSPEQPVSLVLVNNSNRNLLTSDPLLMANTNA; encoded by the exons ATGGCGGTGTCGGCATGGATGGTAGTCGCAATGAAGACACTGTTTAGCATATTAGCTTGTGTGATGTTTGCTACGCTTTTATGGGCAACTGCCATGGATGGCCTCGCTTCTTGTATCGACCTACGGGATAA TGTTGTTACATGTGGATACATCGCTTTGCAGTTCTTCAAATTGTCACGTGAAGAATCTTCAAAGGATCCATTATATTTTGTGTTAGTGAGACATCAAAAAAA GGATGCCTTGGAACACATGAGGGGACCTTCTGTTGTAACTGCAAGAGTAATCATTTCTTCATTAGGGTTCTTGATCCTTGGAACTTTTATTTATACATTTGTTGTTTATGGATCTCCAATCCGTGTCTCAAC GTGTATGATAGCAGTAGTGATTGACTTCTATTTCCATGTTGTGGCTTTATCG GTGTGGGTGGCATATAAGGAATCAAGTTGGATAAGTGCTTTCTTTTGGATACTTTCACTTGTATGTTGTGGGAG CATTGCTACATGTGTATACATAGTGAAGCAGTTGTTCTACCTCTCCCCTGAGCAGCCTGTTTCCCTTGTACTTGTCAACAATAGTAACAG
- the LOC111884932 gene encoding uncharacterized protein LOC111884932 isoform X1 encodes MAVSAWMVVAMKTLFSILACVMFATLLWATAMDGLASCIDLRDKWLVAALVNFYINFAFIGAWIVYKESSLIKAVILISIAIIVGSVVTCGYIALQFFKLSREESSKDPLYFVLVRHQKKDALEHMRGPSVVTARVIISSLGFLILGTFIYTFVVYGSPIRVSTCMIAVVIDFYFHVVALSVWVAYKESSWISAFFWILSLVCCGSIATCVYIVKQLFYLSPEQPVSLVLVNNSNRNLLTSDPLLMANTNA; translated from the exons ATGGCGGTGTCGGCATGGATGGTAGTCGCAATGAAGACACTGTTTAGCATATTAGCTTGTGTGATGTTTGCTACGCTTTTATGGGCAACTGCCATGGATGGCCTCGCTTCTTGTATCGACCTACGGGATAA GTGGCTTGTAGCGGCACTCGTAAACTTTTACATAAATTTTGCGTTTATAGGG gctTGGATTGTCTACAAGGAATCAAGTTTGATCAAGGCAGTTATTTTAATATCGATAGCAATTATTGTCGGAAG TGTTGTTACATGTGGATACATCGCTTTGCAGTTCTTCAAATTGTCACGTGAAGAATCTTCAAAGGATCCATTATATTTTGTGTTAGTGAGACATCAAAAAAA GGATGCCTTGGAACACATGAGGGGACCTTCTGTTGTAACTGCAAGAGTAATCATTTCTTCATTAGGGTTCTTGATCCTTGGAACTTTTATTTATACATTTGTTGTTTATGGATCTCCAATCCGTGTCTCAAC GTGTATGATAGCAGTAGTGATTGACTTCTATTTCCATGTTGTGGCTTTATCG GTGTGGGTGGCATATAAGGAATCAAGTTGGATAAGTGCTTTCTTTTGGATACTTTCACTTGTATGTTGTGGGAG CATTGCTACATGTGTATACATAGTGAAGCAGTTGTTCTACCTCTCCCCTGAGCAGCCTGTTTCCCTTGTACTTGTCAACAATAGTAACAG